In the Streptomyces formicae genome, one interval contains:
- a CDS encoding response regulator transcription factor, translating into MRVILAEDSTLLREGLVRLLAEEGHEVLAAVGDADALLREVEAHAPDVVVTDIRMPPDHTDEGLRAAVRIRELRPEIGVVVLSQYVERNYAAQLLTSSAERVGYLLKDRVAQVEEFLDALERVHAGGAAIDPEVVRQLLIRTTHSDPLTRLTPRERTVLEALAEGHTNAAIGEKLHISLSAVEKNLNAIFDKLGLHRTTGYSRRVLAVLRYLES; encoded by the coding sequence GTGCGCGTAATCCTCGCCGAGGACTCGACCCTGCTGCGTGAGGGCCTGGTCCGGCTGCTCGCCGAGGAGGGCCACGAGGTCCTCGCCGCCGTGGGCGACGCCGACGCGCTGCTGCGCGAGGTCGAGGCGCACGCCCCCGACGTCGTGGTCACCGACATCCGCATGCCGCCCGACCACACCGACGAAGGGCTGCGCGCCGCGGTGCGCATCCGCGAGCTGCGCCCGGAGATCGGCGTGGTCGTCCTCTCCCAGTACGTGGAGCGCAACTACGCGGCGCAGCTGCTCACTTCGAGCGCCGAGCGCGTCGGCTACCTCCTCAAGGACCGGGTCGCGCAGGTCGAGGAGTTCCTCGACGCCCTGGAGCGGGTGCACGCGGGCGGCGCCGCCATCGACCCCGAAGTCGTACGGCAGTTGCTCATCCGCACCACGCACAGCGACCCGCTGACCCGCCTGACTCCCCGCGAGCGCACCGTTCTGGAGGCGCTCGCCGAGGGGCACACCAACGCGGCCATCGGGGAGAAGCTGCACATCTCGCTGAGCGCGGTCGAGAAGAACCTCAACGCGATCTTCGACAAGCTGGGCCTGCACCGGACGACCGGCTACAGCCGCCGGGTGCTGGCCGTGCTGCGGTACCTGGAGTCCTAG
- a CDS encoding LuxR C-terminal-related transcriptional regulator, with translation MPSRSPLRVVLAEDSVLLREGLVGVLTRFGHETVAAVGDADALRDAVSAYEPDVVVTDVRMPPGFQDEGLRAAVELRAVRPRLPVLVLSQYVQRAYAAELLDTGDGTGVGYLLKDRVGQVEQFVEALTRVAQGGTVVDPEVVRQLLRRRRDPLAQLTPREREVLALVAEGKSNAAIAHDLVVSEAAVGKHIGNILGKLDLPPADGTHRRVLAVLAYLRA, from the coding sequence TTGCCAAGCCGAAGCCCGCTGAGAGTCGTCCTGGCCGAGGACAGCGTGCTGCTCCGCGAGGGACTCGTCGGCGTCCTCACCCGCTTCGGCCACGAGACGGTCGCCGCGGTCGGCGACGCGGACGCGCTGCGGGACGCGGTGTCGGCGTACGAGCCGGACGTCGTGGTCACCGACGTGCGCATGCCGCCGGGATTCCAGGACGAGGGGCTGCGCGCGGCGGTGGAGCTCAGGGCGGTCCGCCCGAGACTGCCGGTGCTCGTGCTCAGCCAGTACGTCCAACGGGCCTACGCCGCCGAGCTCCTGGACACCGGCGACGGCACCGGCGTCGGCTACCTCCTCAAGGACAGGGTCGGCCAGGTCGAGCAGTTCGTGGAGGCGTTGACGCGGGTCGCGCAGGGCGGCACGGTCGTCGACCCCGAAGTCGTACGGCAGTTGCTGCGCCGCCGCCGCGACCCGCTGGCCCAACTGACGCCGCGCGAGCGCGAGGTGCTCGCACTCGTCGCCGAGGGCAAGTCGAACGCTGCGATCGCCCACGACCTCGTGGTCAGCGAGGCGGCGGTCGGCAAGCACATCGGCAACATCCTCGGAAAGCTGGACCTGCCACCGGCGGACGGCACGCACCGCAGGGTCCTCGCGGTCCTTGCGTACCTGAGGGCGTGA
- a CDS encoding sensor histidine kinase translates to MPTTTTTSTTRWPRPHLTAPCRSIAYLATGALLGLTVLLIGTVLVTLSGLLVIVLVGIPLLAALTLSGIPLAALERRRLRLLKPAETPAPTPHRTPESPGVAAWFRLRLREQATWRELAYTVLLALVLWPLDLLVVACAFALPALLIAAPAHLAVAGSGGIRPAKLWLVDGYPAATATALLGLVLLLVLLLPLVAYAAARAAFTRLLLAPRESELADSLAEVTRSRARLVDAFEAERRRIERDLHDGAQQRLVALTMSLGLARLDAAGIPEGPVARRLADALATAHAEADGALTELRELIRGIHPQVLADYGLTAAIEDAADRSTVPVDIEYAELPRLPEPVESAGYFAVREALTNIDRHSGAREARITAAHTRGALRIDVRDDGRGGADPGRGTGLTGLADRLAVLDGRLTVTSPPGGPTVLSVEIPCQAEAR, encoded by the coding sequence ATGCCGACGACGACCACCACCAGCACCACCCGATGGCCCCGACCTCACCTCACCGCCCCCTGCCGCAGCATCGCCTACCTGGCCACCGGCGCCCTCCTCGGCCTCACCGTCCTCCTCATCGGCACCGTCCTCGTAACCCTCTCCGGCCTCCTCGTCATCGTTCTCGTTGGCATCCCCCTCCTCGCCGCCCTCACCCTCTCCGGCATCCCCCTCGCCGCCCTGGAACGCCGCCGCCTCCGCCTCCTCAAGCCCGCCGAAACCCCCGCGCCCACCCCCCACCGCACCCCGGAATCCCCGGGCGTCGCCGCCTGGTTCCGGCTGCGGCTGCGCGAGCAGGCCACCTGGCGCGAGCTCGCCTACACCGTGCTGCTCGCCCTCGTCCTGTGGCCGCTCGACCTCCTCGTCGTGGCCTGCGCCTTCGCCCTGCCCGCGCTGCTCATCGCCGCGCCGGCGCACCTCGCCGTCGCGGGGAGCGGAGGGATCAGGCCCGCCAAGCTGTGGCTGGTCGACGGTTACCCGGCGGCCACGGCCACCGCACTGCTCGGCCTGGTCCTCCTCCTCGTACTGCTGCTGCCGCTGGTCGCGTACGCCGCCGCGCGCGCCGCCTTCACCCGCCTCCTCCTCGCACCGCGCGAGTCCGAACTCGCCGACAGCCTCGCCGAGGTGACCCGGTCCAGGGCCCGCCTCGTGGACGCCTTCGAGGCGGAACGGCGCAGGATCGAGCGGGACTTGCACGACGGGGCCCAGCAGCGTCTGGTCGCCCTGACGATGTCGCTCGGGCTCGCGAGGCTGGACGCGGCGGGGATCCCCGAAGGGCCCGTCGCGCGGCGGCTTGCCGACGCCCTCGCCACGGCGCACGCCGAGGCGGACGGCGCGCTCACCGAGCTGCGCGAGCTGATCCGGGGCATCCACCCCCAAGTACTCGCGGACTACGGCCTCACCGCCGCCATCGAGGACGCGGCGGACCGCTCGACCGTCCCCGTGGACATCGAGTACGCGGAACTCCCGCGCCTGCCCGAACCCGTGGAGTCCGCGGGCTACTTCGCGGTCCGCGAGGCGCTCACCAACATCGACAGGCACAGCGGCGCGCGCGAGGCGAGGATCACGGCGGCCCACACCCGCGGAGCGCTCCGCATCGACGTACGCGACGACGGCCGCGGCGGCGCGGACCCCGGGCGCGGCACGGGCCTGACGGGACTCGCCGACCGCCTGGCCGTCCTCGATGGCAGACTGACGGTCACCAGCCCGCCCGGCGGGCCGACCGTCCTCTCCGTGGAGATCCCTTGCCAAGCCGAAGCCCGCTGA
- a CDS encoding AMP-binding protein, producing the protein MESTGNTAAATVAELVRARWGDHRTGLRFATGRLTHHQVAAGAAARAALLADLLPRRGEPHIGVLLDNTPEYPLWLSAAALAGAAVAGINPTRRGAELARDILHTDCAVLVTERAHLPLLDGLELPSVRILVTDTDAYAELLAPYAGAKPEIARTVTPRSRMLLYFTSGSTGAPKAAICSQGRLAAAGGSLVEHFGVRSTDTHYICMPMFHGNAVIADWAPALAAGAGVALRRRFSASQFLSDVREFRATYFTYVGRAVQYILATPARADDRENPLRVGFGTEAGAVDAARFEERFGVRLVEGYGSSEGGAAIRRAADTPPTAIGRAAPGDDLAVVDPRTCRECDPAEFASDGRLLNGSSAIGELVNRGRNPFEGYWRNEEAEAERLRGGWYWTGDLFYRDAEGHLYFAGRTDDRLRVDSENLAAAVIENILARYEGAAAVAVYAVPDPVAGDQVMAALAPPPSTPFDPLAFTEFLLSQRDLGTKMAPRFVRIVERMPVTATNKVARAALRAEAFRCADPVWWRAPGQASYHPLTGADVASLRAQYESQGRSELLP; encoded by the coding sequence ATGGAGAGCACCGGGAACACGGCCGCGGCCACGGTCGCGGAACTCGTACGGGCGCGCTGGGGCGACCACCGCACCGGCCTGCGCTTCGCGACAGGGCGGCTGACGCACCACCAGGTGGCGGCGGGGGCGGCGGCGAGAGCGGCCCTGCTCGCCGACCTGCTGCCCCGACGCGGCGAACCCCACATCGGCGTCCTGCTCGACAACACCCCCGAATACCCCCTCTGGCTGAGCGCGGCGGCGCTCGCGGGCGCCGCGGTGGCGGGCATCAATCCCACGCGGCGCGGCGCCGAACTGGCCCGCGACATCCTGCACACCGACTGCGCGGTCCTGGTGACGGAACGGGCCCACCTCCCGCTCCTCGACGGCCTCGAACTCCCCTCCGTGCGCATCCTGGTGACCGACACGGACGCGTACGCGGAGCTGCTCGCGCCCTACGCGGGCGCGAAGCCGGAGATCGCGCGGACCGTGACGCCGCGCAGCCGCATGCTGCTCTACTTCACCTCGGGATCGACGGGCGCCCCCAAGGCGGCGATCTGCAGCCAGGGCAGGCTGGCGGCGGCGGGCGGCTCCCTGGTCGAGCACTTCGGCGTCCGCTCCACGGACACCCACTACATCTGCATGCCCATGTTCCACGGGAACGCGGTCATCGCGGACTGGGCGCCCGCGCTGGCCGCCGGGGCCGGGGTGGCGCTGCGCCGCCGCTTCTCGGCGTCCCAATTCCTGTCCGACGTCCGGGAGTTCAGGGCGACGTACTTCACCTACGTGGGCCGTGCGGTCCAGTACATCCTGGCCACTCCGGCCCGCGCCGACGACCGGGAGAACCCGCTGCGGGTCGGGTTCGGGACCGAGGCGGGGGCGGTGGACGCGGCACGTTTCGAGGAGCGTTTCGGGGTGCGTCTCGTCGAGGGCTACGGCTCCTCCGAGGGCGGCGCGGCGATCCGGCGCGCTGCGGACACGCCGCCGACGGCGATCGGCAGGGCGGCGCCGGGCGACGACCTCGCGGTGGTGGACCCACGGACCTGCCGGGAGTGCGATCCCGCGGAGTTCGCCTCCGACGGCAGACTGCTCAACGGATCCTCTGCCATAGGCGAGTTGGTGAACCGGGGAAGGAACCCCTTCGAGGGGTACTGGCGCAACGAGGAGGCGGAGGCGGAGCGGCTGCGGGGCGGCTGGTACTGGACCGGTGACCTCTTCTACCGGGACGCCGAGGGCCACCTCTACTTCGCCGGACGCACCGACGACCGGCTGCGGGTCGACAGCGAGAACCTCGCCGCGGCGGTCATCGAGAACATCCTCGCGCGGTACGAGGGGGCGGCTGCGGTGGCGGTGTACGCGGTGCCGGATCCGGTGGCGGGGGACCAGGTCATGGCGGCGCTCGCGCCACCGCCTTCCACTCCCTTCGACCCGCTCGCCTTCACCGAATTCCTGCTCTCCCAGCGGGACTTGGGGACGAAGATGGCTCCGAGATTCGTCCGGATCGTGGAGCGGATGCCGGTGACGGCGACGAACAAGGTGGCACGGGCCGCGCTCCGCGCGGAGGCGTTCCGCTGCGCCGACCCCGTGTGGTGGCGTGCCCCGGGGCAGGCGTCCTACCACCCCCTGACGGGGGCGGACGTGGCGTCGCTGCGGGCCCAGTACGAGTCCCAGGGCAGATCCGAGCTGCTCCCTTAG
- a CDS encoding lytic polysaccharide monooxygenase auxiliary activity family 9 protein: MRNKKMYAALVGLGTVGAFALSAGGASSHGYTDLPASRQINCAKGVVSGCGSIQYEPQSVEGLKGFPAAGPADGKICSAGVAGFDQLNSPKTPGGGAWPTTKVSGGQNYSFRWQFTARHRTTDFKYFITKQGWDDSKPVTRAALESTPFLTVPYNSQQPPATLSHSGAIPGGRSGHHVIVAVWTVADTANAFYACSDVQF, from the coding sequence ATGCGAAACAAGAAGATGTACGCGGCCCTGGTCGGCCTCGGTACGGTCGGCGCGTTCGCGCTCTCCGCCGGTGGCGCCAGCAGCCACGGATACACGGACCTGCCGGCGAGTCGGCAGATCAACTGCGCCAAGGGCGTGGTGTCCGGCTGTGGTTCCATCCAGTACGAACCGCAGAGCGTCGAGGGGCTCAAGGGCTTCCCGGCGGCGGGCCCGGCCGACGGCAAGATCTGCTCGGCTGGCGTCGCGGGCTTCGACCAGCTCAACTCGCCCAAGACCCCGGGCGGCGGAGCGTGGCCGACGACGAAGGTGAGCGGTGGTCAGAACTACTCCTTCCGCTGGCAGTTCACCGCGCGGCACCGCACCACCGATTTCAAGTACTTCATCACCAAGCAGGGCTGGGACGACAGCAAGCCCGTGACCAGGGCGGCCCTGGAGAGCACGCCGTTCCTCACCGTGCCCTACAACAGCCAGCAGCCGCCCGCCACGCTCTCGCACAGTGGCGCCATCCCCGGCGGCCGCAGCGGGCACCACGTGATCGTCGCGGTCTGGACGGTCGCGGACACGGCGAACGCGTTCTACGCCTGCTCGGACGTCCAGTTCTGA
- a CDS encoding SPFH domain-containing protein, with amino-acid sequence MSATAASQPQSPGPAGAPEPGTARPPRVIQSEATTEIPVHLLFRDDPDEPAAAVPLPPAVVRRRQGTGEQPRTARRPVVVEPPARAVPDVDPALVERRARVLPGIAGVLGGCAGAAGCVLSLWWAGTLPDAAVQVAGLPGYAGAGLGAQQWASLAGSGTLALFGFGGLARGRVGGAWVLSLFGRYRGTVRRTGLLWVNPLLLRRRVDVRLRHWRSEPMPAVDRSGVALRVVVLVVWRVKDTARATLAVADHQEYLRECVEAATARVLSRLPADAFHDDAPTLRDAEAVGEALTKALAAEAEAVGVEIFSAQPTRIEYAPEVAAAMQRRRVAALDARHRDTVLTSVVDSVEDTVTRLTTRGLVELDDYERKALVKDLTVAFYTGHGEHR; translated from the coding sequence ATGAGTGCGACGGCAGCTTCACAGCCGCAGTCCCCGGGGCCCGCGGGGGCGCCCGAACCGGGCACCGCCCGGCCGCCGCGGGTGATCCAGAGCGAGGCCACCACCGAGATCCCCGTCCACCTCCTCTTCCGCGACGATCCCGACGAGCCCGCCGCCGCGGTGCCGCTGCCGCCCGCCGTGGTGCGGCGCAGACAGGGCACGGGGGAGCAGCCGAGGACCGCGCGCCGCCCGGTCGTCGTCGAGCCGCCCGCGCGGGCCGTGCCGGACGTCGACCCGGCCCTCGTCGAGCGGCGCGCGCGGGTCCTGCCGGGCATCGCGGGGGTGCTCGGCGGCTGCGCGGGCGCCGCGGGGTGCGTGCTCTCGCTGTGGTGGGCGGGGACGCTGCCCGACGCCGCGGTCCAGGTGGCAGGGCTGCCCGGGTACGCCGGTGCCGGGCTCGGCGCCCAGCAGTGGGCCTCGCTCGCGGGATCGGGGACGCTCGCCCTGTTCGGGTTCGGCGGGCTCGCCAGGGGCCGGGTCGGCGGCGCCTGGGTGCTCAGCCTCTTCGGCCGCTACCGGGGGACCGTCCGGCGCACCGGCCTCCTGTGGGTGAACCCGCTGCTGCTGCGCCGCCGCGTGGACGTACGGCTGCGCCACTGGCGGAGCGAGCCGATGCCCGCCGTGGACCGCTCGGGGGTGGCGCTGCGGGTCGTCGTGCTCGTCGTGTGGCGGGTCAAGGACACCGCGCGGGCGACGCTGGCCGTCGCCGACCACCAGGAATACCTGCGCGAGTGCGTGGAGGCGGCCACCGCACGGGTGCTCTCGCGGCTGCCCGCCGACGCCTTCCACGACGACGCCCCCACCCTGCGCGACGCCGAGGCCGTCGGCGAGGCGCTGACGAAGGCGCTCGCCGCGGAGGCGGAGGCGGTCGGCGTGGAGATCTTCTCGGCGCAGCCGACCCGTATCGAGTACGCCCCCGAGGTGGCCGCCGCGATGCAGCGGCGCAGGGTCGCGGCCCTCGACGCACGGCACCGCGACACCGTGCTGACCTCGGTGGTCGACTCGGTCGAGGACACGGTGACGCGGCTGACCACGCGGGGCCTCGTCGAACTGGACGACTACGAGCGCAAGGCACTGGTGAAGGACCTGACGGTGGCGTTCTACACCGGCCATGGAGAACACCGCTGA
- a CDS encoding peptidoglycan-binding protein: MEDAPVFEEFDPESDCDCPGCLHWRRTTAHALPLRLGGHPAAHGARRALVLAAASCTVLGGGQALPAVASTEVGGHAVAPGRLPADDGPGMPQGAASPLHGRPGATATPASAGAAPTLAYRSTTRSAIINRAKKWVAARVPYSMDAYWSDGYRQDCSGFVSMAWNLSGNEWTGSLDKYGTRISKDQLQPGDILLFHNPSNPTKGSHVTIFGGWTDYTHTHYLAYEQARPHARKQATPYGYWSYGDRYVAYRFKGVKGGTPGGSGTSATRYPGAGSFGPGAHNTYVTRLGKALVARGGKRYYRSGPGPRWSDADRRATQAFQRAQGWRGKDADGLPGPTTWSYLMSGKGKDIGAGAAGPGGGGTGAGAKGVPAYPGKGVFRPGRTHPAIERLGEQLVKKGFGTHYTRGPGPSWGESDRRNVEAFQRAQGWRGAAADGFPGPETWRRLFR; this comes from the coding sequence ATGGAGGACGCTCCGGTATTCGAGGAATTCGACCCCGAGAGCGACTGTGACTGCCCCGGTTGTCTTCACTGGCGGCGTACGACGGCGCACGCTCTCCCGCTACGACTCGGCGGCCATCCGGCGGCGCACGGCGCACGCAGGGCCCTGGTGCTCGCGGCCGCTTCGTGCACGGTGCTCGGCGGCGGCCAGGCGCTGCCCGCCGTGGCGTCCACCGAGGTGGGAGGCCATGCCGTGGCCCCCGGGCGCCTTCCCGCCGATGACGGGCCCGGCATGCCGCAGGGGGCCGCGAGCCCGCTGCACGGCAGGCCGGGGGCCACGGCGACACCGGCGTCCGCGGGCGCGGCCCCGACGCTCGCCTATCGGTCGACGACCCGCTCGGCGATCATCAACCGGGCCAAGAAGTGGGTCGCGGCGCGGGTGCCGTACAGCATGGACGCGTACTGGTCCGACGGCTACCGGCAGGACTGCTCGGGCTTTGTCTCCATGGCGTGGAACCTGAGCGGAAACGAATGGACGGGCAGCCTCGACAAGTACGGGACCCGCATTTCGAAGGACCAGCTGCAACCCGGCGACATTCTGCTCTTCCACAATCCGTCGAACCCCACGAAGGGTTCGCACGTGACGATTTTCGGCGGCTGGACGGATTACACGCACACGCATTACCTCGCCTACGAACAGGCCCGCCCGCACGCCCGCAAGCAGGCCACTCCATACGGCTACTGGTCGTACGGGGACCGCTATGTGGCCTACCGCTTCAAGGGCGTGAAGGGCGGCACCCCTGGCGGCTCCGGTACATCGGCGACGCGCTACCCGGGCGCCGGGTCCTTCGGTCCCGGCGCGCACAACACGTACGTCACCCGGCTCGGCAAGGCCCTGGTCGCCCGGGGCGGCAAGCGCTACTACCGCTCGGGTCCTGGACCACGCTGGAGCGACGCCGACCGCAGGGCGACGCAGGCGTTCCAGCGGGCCCAGGGCTGGCGCGGCAAGGACGCGGACGGCCTGCCGGGCCCCACCACCTGGTCGTACCTGATGTCGGGCAAGGGCAAGGACATCGGGGCGGGGGCGGCGGGTCCCGGCGGTGGCGGCACGGGCGCCGGCGCGAAGGGCGTCCCCGCCTACCCCGGCAAGGGGGTGTTCCGCCCGGGCAGGACGCACCCGGCGATCGAGCGCCTCGGCGAGCAGCTGGTGAAGAAGGGCTTCGGCACCCACTACACGCGGGGCCCGGGCCCGAGCTGGGGCGAGAGCGACCGGCGCAACGTGGAGGCGTTCCAGCGGGCGCAGGGCTGGCGGGGCGCCGCGGCCGACGGCTTTCCGGGGCCCGAGACCTGGCGGCGGTTGTTCCGGTGA
- a CDS encoding FadR/GntR family transcriptional regulator produces MARDIQERIKRLIIDQRLPSGATLPTEPELMERLGVSRNSVREALKALQAMGIVEIRHGFGTYVGPMSVAPMIEGLAFRTVAGHYRGEDSLLQLLELREAVETGLIARLAGRIPDADLAELDALVDRMDAEAASPRGAVGAETDRAFHATLYRGLGNVLLGEVLEAFWDAFHKVRTDLVDVPQDPKVTCRQHREILEAVRSGDALRAEQAIREHFGNIRARLSSPAPTDAPNRSYDR; encoded by the coding sequence ATGGCGCGTGACATCCAGGAGCGGATCAAGAGGCTGATCATCGACCAGCGGCTGCCCTCCGGGGCCACGCTGCCCACCGAGCCCGAGCTGATGGAGCGCCTCGGCGTCAGCCGGAACTCCGTGCGGGAGGCCCTCAAGGCGCTCCAGGCGATGGGGATCGTGGAGATCAGGCACGGTTTCGGCACCTATGTCGGCCCGATGTCGGTGGCGCCGATGATCGAGGGGCTCGCCTTCCGTACGGTCGCGGGCCACTACCGCGGCGAGGACAGCCTGCTCCAGCTCCTGGAGCTGCGCGAGGCCGTGGAGACCGGCCTGATCGCGCGCCTCGCGGGCCGGATCCCGGACGCCGACCTGGCCGAACTGGACGCCTTGGTGGACCGGATGGACGCCGAGGCCGCCTCCCCGCGGGGCGCCGTGGGGGCCGAGACCGACCGCGCGTTTCACGCCACCCTCTACCGGGGCCTCGGGAACGTTCTGCTCGGCGAGGTCCTCGAGGCGTTCTGGGACGCCTTTCACAAGGTCCGCACAGATCTCGTCGACGTACCGCAGGATCCCAAGGTCACCTGCCGCCAGCACCGCGAGATCCTGGAGGCCGTGCGCTCGGGCGACGCCCTCCGGGCTGAGCAGGCCATACGCGAGCACTTCGGCAACATCCGCGCCCGCCTGAGCTCACCCGCCCCAACAGACGCCCCAAATCGCTCGTATGACCGGTAA
- a CDS encoding glycosyltransferase family 2 protein has translation MTSTPTGARQNDPSETTQLRVPSHRTGGFRRIQKTLPRYDYEHYSRLAGPLTQPDPSKPYKVKYRSLLSQEPHKVRAALMLGAAPLLSLVLLGWLLQPEHWTERDYVANDWLPVLDVVMLVSIGLIEFFRCMNVLSNAHATLVARDPIPVVPETGTRVAFLTSFVPGKEPIEMVTKTLEAAVKIRHRGLMHVWLLDEGDDPEVKEVCRRLGVHHFSRKGVAKWNMAKGPHRAKTKHGNYNAWLDAHGDDYDYFASVDTDHVPMPNYLERMLGFFRDENVGFVIGPQVYGNYDNFVTKAAESQQFLFHALIQRAGNAYGAPMFVGTSNAVRIKALKQIGGLYDSITEDMATGFEIHRATNPGTGKKWKSVYTPDVLAVGEGPNAWTDFFTQQLRWSRGTYETILKQFWKAPFSLPPGRLFNYTMMVIFYPMSAMNWILAALSCALFLGLGASGVNIDPTIWLMLYGNASALQIGLYIWNRRHNVSPHEPEGSGGVAGMVMSALSAPIYARSLLDAALRRKSKFVVTPKGDSASPDTLFGTFRIHLFFILVFGGSMAASFVYGHSHPAMITWATFALLITAAPIFAWRWGMRQDKKKATSPRDPGTSGPPSGPDTSVPQQRDATATTPLPQAQQGPHAPHGAPHAPQQKPSWAAPDQTMQISLGGRKK, from the coding sequence ATGACGTCGACGCCGACGGGCGCCCGACAGAACGACCCGTCAGAGACGACCCAACTACGGGTGCCGTCGCACAGGACGGGCGGATTCCGCAGAATCCAGAAGACCCTGCCGCGCTATGACTACGAGCACTACAGCCGTCTCGCCGGGCCGCTGACGCAGCCGGACCCGAGCAAGCCGTACAAGGTCAAGTACCGCTCGCTCCTCTCCCAGGAGCCGCACAAGGTACGGGCCGCGCTGATGCTGGGCGCGGCCCCACTGCTCTCCCTGGTCCTGCTCGGCTGGCTGCTCCAGCCCGAGCACTGGACCGAGCGCGACTACGTGGCCAACGACTGGCTGCCGGTGCTCGATGTCGTCATGCTCGTCTCGATCGGTCTGATCGAGTTCTTCCGCTGCATGAACGTGCTCTCCAACGCGCACGCGACGCTCGTGGCCCGCGACCCGATCCCCGTGGTGCCCGAGACCGGCACCAGAGTCGCCTTCCTCACCTCGTTCGTGCCCGGCAAGGAGCCGATCGAGATGGTGACGAAGACGCTGGAGGCCGCGGTCAAGATCCGTCACCGCGGTCTGATGCACGTCTGGCTCCTGGACGAGGGTGACGACCCTGAGGTCAAGGAGGTCTGCCGACGGCTCGGCGTGCACCACTTCTCCCGCAAGGGCGTGGCGAAGTGGAACATGGCCAAGGGCCCGCACCGCGCCAAGACCAAGCACGGCAACTACAACGCCTGGCTCGACGCGCACGGCGACGACTACGACTACTTCGCGTCCGTGGACACCGACCACGTCCCGATGCCGAACTACCTGGAGCGGATGCTCGGCTTCTTCCGCGACGAGAACGTGGGCTTCGTCATCGGCCCGCAGGTCTACGGCAACTACGACAACTTCGTCACCAAGGCCGCCGAGTCCCAGCAGTTCCTCTTCCACGCGCTGATCCAGCGCGCGGGCAACGCGTACGGCGCCCCGATGTTCGTCGGCACGTCCAACGCGGTGCGCATCAAGGCCCTGAAGCAGATCGGCGGTCTGTACGACTCGATCACCGAGGACATGGCCACGGGCTTCGAGATCCACCGCGCCACCAACCCGGGCACCGGCAAGAAGTGGAAGTCGGTCTACACCCCGGACGTGCTCGCGGTCGGCGAGGGCCCCAACGCCTGGACGGACTTCTTCACCCAGCAGCTGCGCTGGTCGCGGGGTACGTACGAGACGATCCTCAAGCAGTTCTGGAAGGCGCCCTTCTCACTGCCCCCCGGCCGCCTCTTCAACTACACCATGATGGTCATCTTCTACCCGATGTCCGCCATGAACTGGATCCTGGCCGCGCTCAGTTGCGCCCTGTTCCTGGGCCTCGGCGCGTCCGGCGTGAACATCGACCCGACCATCTGGCTGATGCTCTACGGCAACGCCTCGGCGCTGCAGATCGGCCTCTACATCTGGAACCGCAGGCACAACGTGTCGCCGCACGAGCCCGAGGGCTCCGGCGGTGTGGCGGGCATGGTGATGTCGGCCCTCTCGGCGCCGATCTACGCCCGCTCGCTCCTGGACGCCGCGCTGCGCCGCAAGAGCAAGTTCGTGGTGACTCCCAAGGGCGACTCGGCGAGCCCGGACACGCTGTTCGGGACCTTCCGGATCCACCTGTTCTTCATCCTGGTCTTCGGGGGCTCGATGGCGGCCTCCTTCGTGTACGGGCACTCCCACCCCGCGATGATCACCTGGGCCACCTTCGCCCTCCTGATCACGGCCGCGCCGATCTTCGCCTGGCGCTGGGGCATGCGGCAGGACAAGAAGAAGGCCACGTCCCCGCGGGACCCCGGGACTTCGGGGCCGCCGTCCGGGCCGGACACGTCGGTCCCGCAGCAGCGCGATGCCACGGCGACGACACCCCTGCCGCAGGCCCAGCAGGGACCGCACGCGCCGCACGGCGCCCCGCACGCGCCGCAGCAGAAGCCCAGTTGGGCGGCGCCCGACCAGACCATGCAGATTTCCCTTGGGGGACGTAAGAAATGA